Proteins from a single region of Cydia amplana chromosome 17, ilCydAmpl1.1, whole genome shotgun sequence:
- the LOC134656139 gene encoding uncharacterized protein C14orf119, whose product MSFIVNSAVCLSVMPDCEHRPLARRMSAPGLTSEAQLRYLLQWFGEFSELQREDFLPVLAAASGGKADQLAATLAALSCEDKPVSLFQCRIKLFNEWYPTWTGDEKDRLLSGVTEMDPDFGKKLQEFITNGPKTNGDLNGTNEEHSPTEEKAEEVQNEEAEEHEVIEEQEEPAIPQDANIGLEITAAS is encoded by the exons atgagCTTTATTGTCAACTCAGCAGTGTGCTTGTCTGTGATGCCGGACT GTGAGCACAGACCTTTGGCAAGAAGGATGTCAGCTCCGGGTTTAACTTCGGAGGCCCAGTTGCGGTACCTCCTGCAGTGGTTTGGAGAGTTCAGTGAGCTGCAGCGGGAGGACTTCCTGCCGGTGCTGGCTGCGGCGTCAGGAGGCAAGGCGGACCAGCTTGCCGCCACACTTGCAGCCTTGTCTTGTGAGGATAAGCCTGTCAGCTTGTTTCAATGCAGA ATAAAGTTATTCAACGAATGGTATCCCACTTGGACTGGAGACGAAAAAGACAGACTACTTTCCGGAGTCACAGAAATGGACCCGGACTTTGGTAAGAAGCTACAGGAATTTATAACTAACGGACCTAAGACGAACGGTGATCTCAACGGAACCAATGAAGAACATTCTCCGACTGAAGAGAAAGCTGAGGAAGTACAGAATGAAGAAGCTGAGGAACATGAAGTTATTGAGGAACAGGAGGAACCAGCTATACCACAGGATGCTAATATTGGTTTGGAGATAACAGCTGCctcttaa
- the LOC134655978 gene encoding CLIP domain-containing serine protease HP8-like: MLHRILCFVALAIAVTAQDRKCNNGVACIPLVSCSGLNSQLQNSRNEELLVLLRKLHCGFDHDDPKVCCPPVFQTESQPNRIGVGFTGSAAAGSFSAPASSGDSDSLLPSNRVCGIQTNDRIVGGEQTELDEHPWTALLRYDKPRGWGFYCGGVLISARYVMTAAHCVKGADLPQNWRLSQVRLGEWNTSSATDCYGGECHSGIQDVPVEQVIAHEDYDPNNTNQHNDIALLRLARKVEFTDFIKPICLPSTDALRTSTFENYDMEVAGWGKTETRSESDVKLKVRVPVVTMSECSQVFRPVGRRIMNKQICAGGVAGRDSCRGDSGGALMGRVPTVDNWIAVGVVSYGPSPCGTAGWPGVYTRVGAYFDWIVGKLRP, translated from the exons GGAAATGCAACAACGGCGTGGCGTGCATCCCCCTAGTGTCGTGCTCGGGGCTGAACAGCCAGCTGCAGAACAGTAGGAACGAGGAACTGCTCGTACTGCTGAGGAAGCTGCACTGCGGCTTCGATCACGACGACCCTAAG GTATGCTGTCCCCCCGTGTTCCAAACGGAGAGCCAGCCAAACAGAATAGGCGTCGGTTTCACTGGCTCGGCCGCAGCCGGCAGCTTCTCTGCCCCGGCTTCCAGCGGCGATTCTGACAGCTTGCTGCCCAGTAACAGAGTGTGCGGCATACAAACTAACGACAGGATAGTAG GCGGAGAGCAGACGGAACTAGATGAGCACCCGTGGACGGCGCTGCTTCGATACGACAAAC CCCGAGGATGGGGCTTCTATTGCGGCGGTGTGTTGATATCCGCTCGGTACGTCATGACTGCCGCGCACTGTGTGAAAGGCGCGGATCTGCCACAAAACTGGAGATT ATCTCAAGTCCGTCTCGGAGAATGGAACACGTCTAGCGCTACAGACTGCTACGGCGGCGAATGCCACTCGGGGATCCAGGACGTGCCGGTGGAGCAAGTCATCGCTCACGAGGACTACGACCCGAACAACACCAACCAGCACAACGACATCGCCCTGCTGAGGCTCGCGAGGAAAGTGGAATTTACAG ATTTCATCAAGCCAATTTGTCTGCCATCGACGGATGCCCTGAGAACCAGCACTTTTGAAAACTACGACATGGAGGTCGCAGGGTGGGGTAAAACTGAAACAC GTTCAGAATCGGACGTCAAACTAAAAGTCCGCGTACCAGTGGTCACCATGTCCGAATGCTCGCAAGTGTTCCGGCCCGTCGGGCGGCGCATCATGAACAAGCAGATCTGCGCGGGCGGCGTTGCGGGCCGCGACTCCTGCCGCGGGGACTCCGGTGGCGCCCTCATGGGCCGAGTGCCCACTGTAGACAACTGGATAGCTGTGGGGGTAGTCTCCTACGGACCCTCGCCTTGTGGGACCGCTGGCTGGCCGGGCGTCTACACTCGTGTCGGCGCTTACTTTGACTGGATCGTGGGCAAACTGAGGCCTTGA